Below is a genomic region from Pirellulaceae bacterium.
AAGCGATTCGGATTTCGTAACGTACCAACACCGGGAGCTTCCAACGGTACCGAAAATACCGTCAACTTCGGATTTGGGCTCAACAGCGAATGGAAATATGACGCATCGGGATCCAATCTGGAGACAGCATGGCGAGACCCAGAATACGATGACTCCGATTGGTCGTCAGGCCAAGCTTTGCTAGGTGTCAGGAACCGGCTGTTTGGGCTTTCGTTGCAAACGGAAATCGACTTTGACGCAACCACCTTATATTTGCGCAAAGCCTTTACTCTGGAAGATGAGATCGATTTGTCTCAAGTCGTGGCAGCCATTCGTGCTCAAGTTGATGATGGATTCATCGTCTATCTTAATGGCCAAGAGGTTGTCCGGCAGCGACTTCCTGATAGTGATGTTCGATTCAATACAAGTGCTTCTGAGAGTGTATTCAACGCGCCAGTTGATGGGCCTTATCAAATTCCGGAAGGTCTATTGCAGGTAGGGGAAAATGTGTTTGCCGTTGAAGTTCATCAGGGACGAGCGGTCTTCTTTGATCAAGATCTGACCTTTGGTTTGTCGCTCGAAGGAACTGCAAAGATTAAGCAAGAAGATCCCTTTGAAGATTTAGATCAAGGTGCTCGGATTACGGAACTGATGTACAACCCAGAGTCCAAGGGCAACATTGAGTTTGTAGAGATCACGAATGTTCTGGATCAACCTCTCGATCTCACTGGAGTCAGGTTGTCCACTGCCATTGAATTCGTCTTTCCCGATAGCATCCTGCAGCCGCATGAATCGGTTATCGTTGCGGAAGATGTCGAGGCCTTTAGAAATCACTACGGTGCACACGCGCGAGTGATTGGCGAGTATGAAGGCAAATTAGCGAATGGCGGAGAGTCAATCAGCTTGATTTTTCCTGAACCGTTCGATGCGGCGATTCTACGTTTTAATTTCAGCGATCGTTGGTTCCCACAAACTGACGGCGAGGGATATTCTCTGGAGGTCGTTGATCCCCAGTTGCGAATTGATCGTTGGTCCGAACTGGATGCTTGGCAAGCTAGCTCTTGGGTGGGCGGTTCACCAGGGTTCCTGGGAACGGATCGCCCGGGCGATTTCAACTCTGACGGCAAGCTCGATGTTCAAGATATCGATCTGATGTCTGACGCGGTCCGCGCTGGTGCGGGCGATTTTGATCTCGATCAAAATGGCACGGTAGATTTGGCTGATTTGGAAAATCTTGTCGAAACGATTTTCAATACCAGCATTGGAGACGCCAATTTGGATGGCCTCTTTAACTCAGGGGATTTGGTGACCGTGTTTCAGGCCGGTCAATACGAAGATGGTATCGTTGGTAACTCGACTTGGAGTAGCGGCGATTGGAACTGCGATACCGAGTTCTCAACCAGTGATCTCGTTTACGCATTTCAGCAAGGGCAGTATTCGGCCGCAAGTGTGGCAGTGCAGAACCGGAGGCCCGCTTCGCATGCCGCAGTGAGTCATCTCTTTGAGAGTACGGCAGCTGAATTGACGAAGATGGAAGCCGATCAGTCGCCAGCAACGACGATGGTCGCTCGACGATCCTTGCAACTGCCGGAACTCGATCAGGTGGCTGCCGATTCGTTGTTTTCAGAGGTTCACCCGTCCCGCAGGTTTGCAAATAATGAGAATTGGCTGGAAGGCGAAGGCGATTCACCGTTTTTCGAATCTGAGCAAGCGACTTGGCGATTCTAAGCCCATATCCGAATCCTTGAGTTGCCAGCTGAATCACGATTTGGCAAGCTGCCAAATACTGATTCAGTAGCCTGCTCGCACTGTGTGGCTGATGGTCGGCGATCGGTCAGACGACCAGCTCTTTGATTGGCTTATGTTTTTCGATCGCCTGGAGTGCCGTACGGGACACGCCTCTTGCGATACGTAGTTTTCCTACGTCAAAAATCGTATGCATGATCGTACTCATCATCATTTGGGGAGTAACCGGGTCTGTGGCGGGGTACGCATTGTTGCGATCTGATCGTCCGATCACTTGTCCCATGGGAAGCCCTCCACCAGACATCGCCAGCGTTCCTAGATTAGCCCAATGGTCGCGTCCTCCATTCTTATTGATTTTCGGCGTTCTACCGAAATCACCGGTGATCACCAGCAGTATTTTGTCGGTCAATTCGCGATCCTTCAGGTCATCAATAAATGCGCTGACCGCCTTATCGACTGTACGGCCTAACATGTTCATGCCGTCAATCATGCCCGGATTGTTGCCGTCCGCATGCATGTCCCAGCCGGCTGAGTGAACGGTGACAAAACCGGCGCCATTCTCAACCAAACGTCGAGCCAGCAGCATTTGTTTGCCGAGATTGGATTTTCGAAAAACCTTTTTTCCAATCATCGTCTCACTGGTATCGTACTTCTCGACCAACCGTTTTGATTCACGCGTTAAATCGAAGACCTTTGAAGCGTTCCCAAGAATTAGGTCGAAAGCTTGCTGCTGATATTGTGATGTGGTTCGAATTTGATTCGATTCGACTTGGCGTTTCATGCGGTCGATGGAAGTTAACAGGGCCATGCGATCATCGAGTTGATCCTGTGAAATGGCCAATTGCATGTCGGCTGCAAAGGAACCCTTCTTGGAGGAGCTGCCGTTGTTAATGCGTCGTATGCTTGATCGCTGGTGTTGAGGTGGCAGATGCGATGAATCGTGATGTCGGAACGGTGATAAACCTGGGCCGAGCTGGCCCGGCCAAGAGCCCTTCACCACACGTTTTACTTCGCTGCTGTACTGACCGTCGAGTTCTGCATGGGTCAGCAGCAAGTAGGTCGGCAAGCCTGTAACTTCATGGTTTAATCCTCGCAGTCGAGCGTATAGCGAACCCATGGAGAATCCCGTCTTGCCATCACCTTTCGGATCGGTACCGCCGGATAGCACATGAACATGGGCTTGCTCGTGTCCGCCAATGGGGTGCTGATGAGATCGCACGATGGCTAACTGTTTCGCCCGTTTGGCCAGTTCGGGAAACGTCGAACCAAAAGTTACACCCGGCAAGGATGTCTTGGTTTCACCATTCATGCTCCGATGGGGCGCCGGAGCATCCATGTTGGGGTTGAAAGTTTCGATATGGCTTGCACCGCCAGAAAGATAGAGCAAGACAACTGCCTTATCACGCAGGAAATCTGCCCTCATCGATTCCGCCTGGGCTCGAACCGATAGCAGGCCCGGCAAGGTCAGACCGGTCATGCCGAGCGCACCCACTTGCAGGAAATCTCGGCGAGAGACCCCTGAGCAATCGGGTGCTCCCGTTTGGGTCGTGATTGTGAACATCGTATCTCGACTCCCCAAAAAAGTGACGATTCGATTACGAGCGTGGTTTCAAGCTCAGTGAGCCTGCCGTGGCTGACTTTGCGACTGTGTTAATATTATACGCTGATGAAGGACCATGGTTGAACTGCGAATTTGGCCGCCTTTTCCGGCTGGTTTCGCTGGCCATTCAAGCGAGATAATCAGCCATCGGGGCCTTGGATTCGACATAGCGTCGGTGTCCATCCACGTAGGAATCGTGGACTAATTTGTCGATTGACTCGAGAGCCATAAATCGATCGCTGAAACCAGGGACGTGTGGGTCAATGGTCAAGCGAGCCGATTGGATGAATTGAGCGATCAAATCTTTCGGGTTTTCGTTGCCGATTGCCAATCGGATGGTTGTCGCACCAATTCCACCGGCAGCCAATGTTACTTCGTCAAGTTCTGAATGGGTCGTTAAAGCCGGACAGCTGACAATCGTGTTTGATTGGCCCAAACTGATCATGTGGGCAAACATCGGTTCTAAGGAATCGAAGAATCGCTGAAACACCTCGGCTGGAACGCCCTCGATGTCGATCGTGAAGAGGGGTGCCGGCAACCCGAGAAAAAGTAACTTTTGACGAAGGGCGGAATTTTCGTTGTCGGGCAAAGCGTTGCAGTGCACTTGTATCTGTGGATGGGAATCGAAAAATCTTGCCAGGATTTCGGTGTTAATGCATTTGTTCAACATGCGAACACCAAGTGTTCGCACACCTTGAATTACTTCGAAGGCTGCATCGGCATTCAGGAACGCTCCTTTGACGTAATAGACATTCCAGAACATCGTTTCGTTCCAGGCTACACCATTGATCGTTGCTCCTTTGGGAGCGAACATATCGTGGTTGCGACCAATCACCACGCCCGCAATCGTCGATCCGGTTCCCGACAAATCTTTTGTGTAGCTGTGTATCACAAAGTCCGGTCGTTCGTTTGGATCTTCACGCTGTAACGGCTGAACCAAGAAAGGAGTTCCGACCGTGGCGTCGAGTATGACACGAAGTCCTTTTGCATGGGCTGATCGACAGATGCCGGGAACGTCCAGCACGTAGCCGTGCGGATTGCATGGTGATTCAATGTAAACGTAGGCTTGTCTGCCAGCTGCGAAACGGTCAGCAAAATTTTGTTGAGTTCGTTTCCAGCATTCTTCAAAATCATCGACGCTTGACCCGGCAAATGACTCGACTCCAATTCTCAAATTGGAGGGTTTCGCGTACCAATCGTGAATCAATTGATGAGCACCCCCATAGATGTTGCGACTGCTGATCAGTACGTCATCTCGTCCAAGCAGGTGGGATAAGACACCATCAATGGCTGCCATGCCACTGTTGAAGTTCCAGGCAAAATACTCAGTCGAATACGGGCCCGCTTCGATATCGACGATGAAATTTGCCAGCGAAACGGAAGTCGGATTCAGGAGTCGGGAATAAATTTCTAGCAGCAACTCTTTTCCCTGGAACGCGTCTTCAATCCATTCAGCACAGGCGTAAACGTAGGTTGCCGTTCTCGCAATGACCGGGGTTGCCGAAAAAATTGCAGTCACATTGTCGAAAACCGCATAAGGTCCCTTCGCAGATTGCGTTTGGTAGTCGAGTTTGAGTGTTTGGTAGCTGCGACGAAATGGGTTTTGCAGCATGTCCAGCAGCTTAGCCGTTTGAAAGGAAAGGAATTTCTTGGCGTTGAAGTAAGCGATCCGATCCGACCGGTCGAGATGATTGATTGACTCTTGGGTCAAACGCCAAAGTGCATCCATGTCGGCACCCGTTTCATACAGTCGTCGCGCAACGTTCGCTAACGCTCGACCTTGATCGCTTGCAGGGTCGATCCCGAAGTGAACAAGCTGCTCAGTCACGAGTTCACTGACGTCGCTCGCTGCTGTTGTGTTTCGACGTGGCGATAGATTTCGCATCGCCGCCAAGGCTGCGAGTTGGGGATCCGACATGCCTATCACTTCTCCCTGATTCTTTGTCTTAAGATGCGTGAATTCCGCCCAATTGTAGCAGGTTAATAGGATCGACTCGGTCAGCTGTCGGTTGAATTCAATCAAGGATGTTGATGACCGCCGAAAACGGTTGAAGGGAGAGATCAGCAGCTTGCGATCGCCGATCCGTATCGAATTTCAGGCTGTGCAGTCGGCAAGTTGGAGTGGATTGTCACCGATTGGCCGCATTGTTTTCAGAAACGTTTCCGATTGCAAAGGGGACGGGAGTTAGGTTGTCTGACGAGTTGTCAGCGTTGAATTCAGGTCGCATCGCGCTGCCAGGCCAACTTTGCCCGCTGCCTGCCGTAATGTCGGGTTTCGATCTACTTGGTGGCCAGCTCCCTGCTCAGCGGTGGAGATGGGTGCGGGGAGCCTTTGCCGCGTTCGGTCGTTCGGCGCGTCGGCAGATCGGCGAATCGCTCGGAGTGCCTTCTCACTGGCGGAACTTTCCGCCGTCTCAGGATCCTTCGAATCGCGGTGGGTTGGCCGGCGTTCGACGGAAGGCAGGCTGGGAAAAATTACCGTTGAGAGCCGTTTTTTTTTTCGCTTTGGGGTGAGCGAGGAAGGGTCGAATTATGCCGCATTTTTAGGCAAGCAACAGAGGTAGTGCTATGTTTGTGAGCGAGCGGGGTGGAGCCCCTTGCATACAACGTTGAATTCCTTACGATCATAGGCACTATTCGCGTCATCGGTACGCGATTTGCTGACTCGAGACTCCGCCTGAAGTCTTTCAGACA
It encodes:
- a CDS encoding DUF1501 domain-containing protein; translated protein: MFTITTQTGAPDCSGVSRRDFLQVGALGMTGLTLPGLLSVRAQAESMRADFLRDKAVVLLYLSGGASHIETFNPNMDAPAPHRSMNGETKTSLPGVTFGSTFPELAKRAKQLAIVRSHQHPIGGHEQAHVHVLSGGTDPKGDGKTGFSMGSLYARLRGLNHEVTGLPTYLLLTHAELDGQYSSEVKRVVKGSWPGQLGPGLSPFRHHDSSHLPPQHQRSSIRRINNGSSSKKGSFAADMQLAISQDQLDDRMALLTSIDRMKRQVESNQIRTTSQYQQQAFDLILGNASKVFDLTRESKRLVEKYDTSETMIGKKVFRKSNLGKQMLLARRLVENGAGFVTVHSAGWDMHADGNNPGMIDGMNMLGRTVDKAVSAFIDDLKDRELTDKILLVITGDFGRTPKINKNGGRDHWANLGTLAMSGGGLPMGQVIGRSDRNNAYPATDPVTPQMMMSTIMHTIFDVGKLRIARGVSRTALQAIEKHKPIKELVV
- a CDS encoding PLP-dependent transferase produces the protein MSDPQLAALAAMRNLSPRRNTTAASDVSELVTEQLVHFGIDPASDQGRALANVARRLYETGADMDALWRLTQESINHLDRSDRIAYFNAKKFLSFQTAKLLDMLQNPFRRSYQTLKLDYQTQSAKGPYAVFDNVTAIFSATPVIARTATYVYACAEWIEDAFQGKELLLEIYSRLLNPTSVSLANFIVDIEAGPYSTEYFAWNFNSGMAAIDGVLSHLLGRDDVLISSRNIYGGAHQLIHDWYAKPSNLRIGVESFAGSSVDDFEECWKRTQQNFADRFAAGRQAYVYIESPCNPHGYVLDVPGICRSAHAKGLRVILDATVGTPFLVQPLQREDPNERPDFVIHSYTKDLSGTGSTIAGVVIGRNHDMFAPKGATINGVAWNETMFWNVYYVKGAFLNADAAFEVIQGVRTLGVRMLNKCINTEILARFFDSHPQIQVHCNALPDNENSALRQKLLFLGLPAPLFTIDIEGVPAEVFQRFFDSLEPMFAHMISLGQSNTIVSCPALTTHSELDEVTLAAGGIGATTIRLAIGNENPKDLIAQFIQSARLTIDPHVPGFSDRFMALESIDKLVHDSYVDGHRRYVESKAPMADYLA